CAAAAATCAGTTCTTGTAAAACAACATTCCCCACTTGGGCTGTGCACTGGAGCAAATCTTCGAAGAACTGCAAAGTTCAACAGTTTGCTCGGGAGTTTCAATACATATCATAAATATGGTGTTAACTTGCTGTGGGAAGAGTGCAGTCATCAATAACATAGACTAGGTCCAAGAGATATCTATAAAGCCGAATCATTTTACGAATGgtttcagtgaaaaaaaatgtttggtgaAATGCATTAAGCAAACAAGGAATAAGATGCACATACAGTGCATATAATTTACCTGGTAAGATATTCATCTGTATttgagtattttattttttatagcaTGGTGCAATACGTTACTTTGTTCAAATTTGAAATCGTTAATCCCGTTCCTTTTACCTACATACATATTATTagacatactttttttttacactttattgAAGTGCACCTATTGAAGTgtataaataaatcaacaaataataattaacaattCTTACCTCGTCAACTGTCTTATAGCAAggaggattagagttagggtcaaaCTCCATTTCTGAGGGGATGgactgaaaaaataaagtttctcaTAAGGTGAAAGTGATTTAAATTGAAGTGTCTTTAAGGCAACCAGTTAAGTCATGTTAATCGTACTCACATGGCGAGAAATGAAGCAAGACATGGGACCAATTTCTGTGAACAATCCAACCTTCAAGACACAAAGCAAAATGCAATTGTGATGCACAAATAAAATTTTAGGTTATGCACCAATGCAGATTTAATTAGACACAGGCATGAATCAATTACATTACAGAAATGTCttctgcaaatgtttctatTACAATTTATAGAATCTATATTACAAAGCATTTGGTTTTACTTTCTAAAAACATGATTAAgtggaaaacatcaaaatatacCAGCTCGAATTTTGATTCAACTTGCAACACGAGCCAGCAGTTGACTGTCAAGAAGACCCATTGATTCATTCAGAAAACTAAAAGGAGATATGATAATGGCCACATAGGGGAAAAATATGTCACATATCTTATCTCTCACCTTATTAACCTGAGTGACCACAGCATCCACCACTTCACCTTTAAATGGGCGAAATACAATGGCCTTGTATTTGACTGGATAGAGGACAAACCCTCTGCCTGGTTGGATTACACCTGCCCCAATGTTGTCAATGGTGGTGACTGCAATGACAAAGCCATACCTGAGGGGAAACACAATTAAACACATAACATGTTTAACAAACATCTTAActgaaaatatctttaaatttttataacttttttttaaaaagtgcccCCGTCCATTACTGTTGACTATTAAGACTTTTTTTATACAGCGTGTTGAAACTCAATTTTAACTTTGCTTCCCCATTAACagtaaaactcaaaataaaatacgTTTTAAAAATCATTCCACATAAAACAATTCAAGTTCTTAAAAAGCTGTTACAGTGATCAGGCAAATAATTACAGAACAGCTGTcacttattattttattcatactTTATCTCCTGTGGGATCCAAAGCAccagtttgttcatttttgtttcccACACTGAAACTATGTGCATCCAGCTTGTAGTTTAGCAATATCTGATCCAAATCAATATTTGTAAAATGTCACTTGAATCACAGCATGGTTTAGCTTTCCATTCAAACTAAGCCCTTGCAATATTTTATTGTGACACTGGGGAGAAAAGCTAGCCCTAACCCTTACTCTAACACTCACTCACTTGCCAGTACAGGTACCCTCCACTTCTGTGAACAGCTTTTGCTTCACCGTGTTGAGAAGGTTAGGACCAAAGTATCTTGGGTGTAGTAATATTTCGTGATCCAAAGAAATCTGTTGAAAAGAAGAACGCGTGTATTTTTCATTGCATGTCAACGGTAAAGCcgttatttaaacatttaagttATTATTAAGATGTACTGCCGGTGTTGCTAGATGAGCAGATGGTAATCTGACGGAGAAAACATTGTGATGTTTCTGTATAGGTATGATTACAATGCGAGGGGAGTTTGAAACGCTTTCCCCAATTTGAGTTCCCCCTACAATGCTAACCgagctgcagacatgctaagcACACACTCAGAAATATCCATCTATTAGCCCGCTAAGAAGAATAATACATAGACTTACGTGGTAAAACATGTCTGTTATAACGTTAAATCCAAGTTGGCAACTCTAATTGTAATTCTGAAAAAATATGGCACCACGTTTCTTTAAGACTTTATTcatcaatgaaaatatttcGCTCGTTTACAGTGAAATCACTTCCGGGGTAGCATACATGGGATATTTCACCCGATTTTTGTCTCTCAGGCTTTGTGACATTAGGACGCACATCACAGTGGTAATTGTTATCTATAGTTCTACTTTGTTAAGATATTTACTTGACTGTTCCATTTAATTAATGAATATGTTGGCATGAAACGCCAATCAATGccatattttaaacaaatatcaaaagCAAACACAACCTTATTCCGGTGGCCAAGAAGACTACGGAACGCGACACTGTGTCCTGATTGGTTCAGCTGAGCTACGACAGCGTTCACCACACCGAGGGTTTTCAGAGACGTGACCGTTGTTAATGGTGGCTCGCATAGAAGTAGAAGTAACTCACAATTCTGTCGGCGTTTCACCGTTTCTTCTGGAATACTCCACAACTTACTGACATGAACAAGCTGATCTTGAAGTTGCTCCGTACGCGTGTGATAACTGAACTCGTGAGTTTGTGCTTGTCTTAAATCTTGTTTAGTATGAATAAGAAGAAAATACCCTACGCTGCTGTTAAATCAATAACATTACTCTAGAACAGTTTGAATTGATCAGTAAAACAATCGACTTTCCCTTAgaagtaaagcaaaaaaaaaaaaaggaactgtTTTATCAGTCTCAAATCCAGCGTTTATACAAAGCCATAGCATATGGAAAGGTTTGGGGAGTTGGTTTATCCTAATTTTAATCAACGTGTTTTGTAATGACCAAAGGTTATCAGGGTCTTGATCCAACATGCCAAAGCACTTCCAAGACCTTCGGCCCTTGATGACAAACTTGATAACTTGCTGCTGTCTGAATGCTCAGTCGACCGCATTCTGAGGTCATTTCATTTATACTGTGCCACTTATTAAATCCATGAAGTGCTCCAGGGAAAATGAACTTCTATTTGTGTAATGATCACATTTTGAACTCgtaaaataatgattaaaaacaggCCGAGTTAAAGGTCTcttttcaaatgaattaaaaagttaaacttacactgaagaaagaaaaaaaaaaagaataaaaaataccgTCATCCCTATTTCACCTTTGTTCTATCAGATCGTGTAGCGGAGCCTTgaccagcattttttttttaaaaaatactgtcaattgagaaaaaaaaaagaagcacaattACACTGATCAATGAAAATACAtcattgaaaaatatttcattaaccAGGTTAACGGCTTTCGTGACGCATAATTTGagtgatgaaaaataataaaatgtgatgtttatttttaatctttcaacATCATAATACTGTATTCTTCTAACAAAAACGaagtaatacaaataaaattggATAATTATATATTTCTTATATGTCGTATTTTCTAGAATTTAAGCCACTACTTTTTTCCTAGGTTTTGAACCATGCGGTTTATACAAAGGTGCGGCTAAACTCGgctaaaaatgtcaaaactgcATTACAACAATGAGAAGATCTAATGGTAAAGAACTGAGAATACACGTGAGGACAGGATAATAAAGATTTAAGGGAGAGTTAGGCTTGAGAAAATGTTCTAAAATCCAATCTTGAACTCCAGCTGGGCAGCTACAGATGGTTTACAAATACTGCTGGTGTCGTGTGGCAGTGAAATAAGTATGATactatcttgtaatttggcctAAACTGAATGAATAACGGCATAAATAAGCGCATTAACAAATAACAATGTATGTAAGGGAGCTGAATAATTTCAATTTCATAACAAACTCTCCTGTCGTCCCTCTAGACACCTCTCCAGTCATGTTACATGTTGAGAGGGAAGGCTACATCTGCAGGATCCAGGCATTTCTCCACCCCTCCATCAGCAGACAACATAAGTCGCTATCCAGTTCCTGACAAGAAAGACCTTCCTTATGATATAGTGGAGCTTATGGAGGAAGTTGAGTTAAAAGTAAAAAGAGAGAAACTATTTAACCCtgcttgtcttgtcttgtctctgGGCTGATTGTGTCACTTGTTAAACCTCCTCTTATGTTTCCATACAGGGAGGTTTTTTGCCCAACGTCTTCAAAACCCTTGCTCATAGACCGGCAGAATTCAGAGCCTTCTTTTCTTACTACAATGAACTCATGAACAAAGAGacaggtgagtgtgtttgtctataGTGCAATGTTAAACCTCGTTATAATTATGCCTGTCATGAGAGATATTTTTACATGCTATGTTTAGGTGTAACTTTAAAATAGCAGTTGACAAGAGGTCTATTGAGTGTGCACAATGTATACATTCCATTTTGTATCACAGATTTTTTGGATGATAATGTCATGAACAAGGGTGTAACACACACTATGGCATTGTCATATCTAAGTCTTTGACCCAGGCTATCAGGCCATTAAGTTAGGAGTTTCAATAACAATATAATTTTCCACACTGGTAGATACAAACGTAGAGTATATTCGATATAGATTgatatgcaatttcctctgggattaataaagtgtctgtctttctgtctgaataTAATAGTGTTTTGATTTCATTGGATGCAGTACTTTAAATCCATTGGAATTGCTTTGACTCCTTGTTCTCAGCTACTATTGGTGGCAGCATAATGTTGCCTCTCATTTGCTTTACTTGGATCCACTAAACATTGCTCCTACCTAGTGCAGCATTTTAACCTTCCAGTTCATGACTATGATTaaatttgaattctttttataCATTGTAGTGAAACATCATGTGTTGTACTTGGGGACTGTTATGTTGATATGCCAGTTACTGTAGTTCTTTGGTGCAATGAAATAAGGTCCTGTATAAAAGCATAGACagatgatgaaataaaagatCACATGACCTTCTCCACCCTTCTGAGAGAAATAATAAAGATCAGCTGACACACATCCACCACTTAACAAAGATAAGGTGCAGTTTTTCAGTATCTATAGTCTTTGTAAACTTTTACTGTTGCTTTGTTTTGCCAGTTTGTTGGTTGCACATGAGCAGGCAGGTATAATATTGATTGAATCTGTTCCAACAAATGGTCAAACAGTGACAGGTAGTGTGGCAgacatttttgtaaatattatcTGGTAGAAACACAAAAGCCGTCATTGAGGGCAACATGAAGACCAACACACTGTTTTGGAAATTACCCCGGGAAGCTTTTAGGGTTTGGGTGAAAATACGGACAGATCGCCACATTAtgatgtttcacatttttttgaaaacaagaaaaggcCTTAATGAgaatacattaaaacacactATGAAGCAAAAGCTTATGTGGACATCACCCAAACCACTTCAGTTTGTATACAGTATAACTTGATaccaaaaaaagtaaaatagaaCTGATCATCTCCGTTGTTGTACCAAATCCTCAAACTTagcattttgttcttttgtaaatatgtttttcaatTTGACATTAATTTAGTGTCTGACGTCTCCCAGGCAATTTATCCAAGGCAGAACGTGAGCTGATCGTAGTTGCCACCAGTGTCCAAAACAAGTGTCTTTACTGTGTGGTCTCCCACAGTGCATTGCACCGCATTTACTCCAAGAATCCCACTCTTTGTGATCAGGTAAAATCTTTGATTTCAATACATGCCTCTGATTTTCTTACAATGTGACACAGTACCTGAAGTCATAACATAAATTAAGTTACTTATTTCAATGAGAAATCTCATTAGTGTATGATAACTGTCATTTAGTTGACTAGAAGTTACTGCCAGGCAAATGTTAACTAACAGCAAGTATTTCAGAAAGTGACCAAATTGTTCCTCGGTCCTTGGGCGATTTTTTGCGACATGAGCATATAAGGAG
The Antennarius striatus isolate MH-2024 chromosome 10, ASM4005453v1, whole genome shotgun sequence genome window above contains:
- the polr2g gene encoding DNA-directed RNA polymerase II subunit RPB7 — translated: MFYHISLDHEILLHPRYFGPNLLNTVKQKLFTEVEGTCTGKYGFVIAVTTIDNIGAGVIQPGRGFVLYPVKYKAIVFRPFKGEVVDAVVTQVNKVGLFTEIGPMSCFISRHSIPSEMEFDPNSNPPCYKTVDEDIVIQQDDEIRLKIVGTRVDKNDIFAIGSLMDDYLGLVS
- the si:ch211-175m2.5 gene encoding uncharacterized protein si:ch211-175m2.5 isoform X2; its protein translation is MNKLILKLLRTRVITELTPLQSCYMLRGKATSAGSRHFSTPPSADNISRYPVPDKKDLPYDIVELMEEGGFLPNVFKTLAHRPAEFRAFFSYYNELMNKETGNLSKAERELIVVATSVQNKCLYCVVSHSALHRIYSKNPTLCDQVAVNYENAELSPRERAMLDFAVAVSRSETLTEQHFQALEDAGFDREDAWDIAAIAAFFAMSNRLAHLTDMRPNLEFYNMGRVPREKSKEGAKKE
- the si:ch211-175m2.5 gene encoding uncharacterized protein si:ch211-175m2.5 isoform X1, which produces MNKLILKLLRTRVITELTPLQSCYMLRGKATSAGSRHFSTPPSADNISRYPVPDKKDLPYDIVELMEEVELKGGFLPNVFKTLAHRPAEFRAFFSYYNELMNKETGNLSKAERELIVVATSVQNKCLYCVVSHSALHRIYSKNPTLCDQVAVNYENAELSPRERAMLDFAVAVSRSETLTEQHFQALEDAGFDREDAWDIAAIAAFFAMSNRLAHLTDMRPNLEFYNMGRVPREKSKEGAKKE